The Falco naumanni isolate bFalNau1 chromosome 1, bFalNau1.pat, whole genome shotgun sequence genome window below encodes:
- the UNC119 gene encoding protein unc-119 homolog A: protein MKVKKSGGAGAAAARTEEELGRKALIGPDDVLGLQRVTSDYLCTPEENVYKIDFTRFKIRDMESGTVLFEITKPAASEREHNDKKDIDPNAGRFVRYQFTPAFLRLRQVGATVEFTVGDKPINNFRMIERHYFRDQLLKSFDFEFGFCIPSSKNTCEHIYEFPQLSEDLIREMILHPYETQSDSFYFVDNKLVMHNKADYSYSGGP from the exons aTGAAGGTGAAGAagagcggcggggccggggcggcggcggcgcgcaCCGAGGAGGAGCTGGGCCGCAAGGCGCTCATCGGGCCCGACgatgtgctggggctgcagcggGTCACCAGCG atTATTTGTGCACTCCAGAGGAAAATGTTTACAAGATAGACTTCACCAGGTTCAAAATCCGGGACATGGAATCTGGCACAGTCTTGTTTGAAATCACCAAACCAGCAGCTTCAG AACGTGAACACAATGACAAGAAGGACATTGACCCCAATGCTGGACGGTTTGTACGCTACCAGTTTACTCCAGCTTTTCTTAGACTTCGGCAAGTGGGAGCCAC GGTGGAATTCACAGTAGGGGACAAACCCATTAATAACTTCCGCATGATTGAGAGGCATTACTTCCGGGATCAGTTGCTTAAGAGTTTTGATTTTGAATTTGGGttctgcatccccagcagcaaaAATACTTGTGAGCACATCTATGAATTCCCACAGCTCTCTGAGGATCTCA TTCGAGAGATGATCCTTCATCCATATGAGACACAGTCGGACAGTTTCTACTTTGTAGACAACAAGCTCGTGATGCACAACAAGGCAGATTATTCATACAGTGGAGGACCTTGA
- the PIGS gene encoding GPI transamidase component PIG-S isoform X2: MAAAAAIAADEAERARGRRAALSFAAIAVVLGLPLWWRTTETYRAALPYAGIDGLGQLPFQLAVPVAVVFAPGSVPGDLPRPLPFRDVQEVEIPVNLRSSITSRYETLYRSTTAQEEAALDAATAQEADAALRSLQDGTLGSLTMYVVPETSSLLPQGISVYVGKHRSALVRAGGGLAALRTRLRQLTQVMSFTASSIATALSDRVPDGQLGLDARRYLKSSLGYEITFSLLNPDPKSHAVDWDIEDAVDHYVQPVLDKLSLVANFSVDSQILYYAVLGVTPRFDKESSSFLLSAHSLPHVINPVEARLGSSAASLNPVLNFLLYVPERSHSPLYIQDKDGAPVSTNAFHSPRWGGIMVYNVEAPASPQASLPLHVDVDMVRVMEVFLAQLRLLFGLSREELPPEFLLESPGNEGLADWELDRLLWAHTVENIATVSTTLTSLAQLLDKIGNIVIKDDVASEVYRAVAAAQSAMAKLATGHLHSAFQASKEAVTSSERAFFDPSLLHLLYFPDDQKFAIYIPLFLPMAVPILLSLAKIVREARQRQKEPTKLD; the protein is encoded by the exons atggcggcggcggcggcgataGCGGCGGATGAAGCAG agcgggcgcggggccgccgggccGCCCTGTCTTTCGCGGCCATCGCcgtggtgctggggctgccgcTGTGGTGGAGAACGACCGAAACCTACCGCGCCGCCCTGCCCTACGCGGGCATCGACGGGCTGGGCCAGCTGCCG TTCCAGCTGGCGGTGCCCGTCGCTGTGGTCTTCGCCCCGGGGTCGGTGCCCGGGGACCTGCCGAGGCCGCTGCCCTTCAGGGACGTGCAGGAGGTGGAGATTCCCGTGAACT TGAGAAGCAGCATCACGTCCCGCTACGAGACCCTCTATCGCAGCACCACGGCTCAGGAGGAGGCAGCGCTGGATGCAGCTACCGCACAAG AGGCTGATGCTGCTCTGCGCTCGCTGCAGGATGGTACGCTGGGCTCTCTGACCATGTACGTGGTCCCTGAAACTTCGTCTCTCCTGCCTCAG ggcatCAGCGTCTACGTGGGGAAGCACCGCAGTGCCCtggtgagggctggggggggcctGGCTGCCCTCCGCACCCGCCTCCGGCAGCTCACGCAGGTGATGTCCTTCACGGCCAGCTCCATCGCCACTGCTCTCTCGGACCGTGTGCCTGATGGCCAGCTTGGCCTTGATGCCCGGCGGTACTTGAAATCCAGCCTGG GGTATGAGATCACCTTCAGCCTGCTGAACCCCGACCCCAAGTCCCATGCTGTGGACTGGGACATCGAGGATGCTGTGGACCACTACGTGCAGCCCGTCCTGGACAAACTGAGCTTGGTGGCCAACTTCTCTGTGGACTCGCAG ATCCTGTACTATGCCGTCTTAGGAGTGACACCACGCTTTGACAAGGAGTCCTCCAGCTTCCTTCTGAGCGCTCACAGCCTCCCACATGTCATCAACCCTGTGGAGGCCCGGCTAG gctccagCGCTGCCTCGCTCAACCCTGTGCTGAACTTCCTGCTGTACGTGCCAGAGCGTTCCCACTCCCCTCTGTACATCCAGGACAAGGACGGAGCCCCAGTGAGCACCAACGCCTTCCACAGCCCCCGCTGGGGTGGCATCATG GTTTACAACGTTGAAGCCCCTGCTTCCCCCCAAGCCTCCCTCCCACTGCATGTGGATGTGGACATGGTGCGAGTGATGGAGGTTTTCCTGGCCCAGCTCCG GTTACTCTTTGGGTTATCTCGGGAAGAGCTGCCCCCTGAGTTTCTGCTGGAGAGCCCAGGGAACGAGGGGCTGGCCGACTGGGAGCTGGACCGTCTGCTCTGGGCCCACACCGTGGAGAACATTGCCACCGTTTCCACCACCTTGACCTCACTGGCCCAGCTCCTGGACAAGATCGGGAACATTGTCATCAAAGATGATGTAGCCTCTGAG GTGTACcgagcagtggctgcagcacagagtgCCATGGCTAAGCTGGCCACAGGCCACCTGCACTCTGCTTTCCAGGCCAGCAAGGAAGCAGTCACTTCCTCGGAGCGAGCCTTCTTTGACCCATCTCTCCTCCACCTTCTCTACTTCCCCGATGACCAGAAATTTGCCATCTACATCCCACTTTTCCTGCCCATGGCCGTTCCCATTCTCCTCTCCCTGGCCAAGATTGTGCGGGAGGCCAGGCAACGTCAGAAGGAGCCCACCAAGCTGGACTGA
- the PIGS gene encoding GPI transamidase component PIG-S isoform X1: protein MAAAAAIAADEAERARGRRAALSFAAIAVVLGLPLWWRTTETYRAALPYAGIDGLGQLPFQLAVPVAVVFAPGSVPGDLPRPLPFRDVQEVEIPVNSVRSSITSRYETLYRSTTAQEEAALDAATAQEADAALRSLQDGTLGSLTMYVVPETSSLLPQGISVYVGKHRSALVRAGGGLAALRTRLRQLTQVMSFTASSIATALSDRVPDGQLGLDARRYLKSSLGYEITFSLLNPDPKSHAVDWDIEDAVDHYVQPVLDKLSLVANFSVDSQILYYAVLGVTPRFDKESSSFLLSAHSLPHVINPVEARLGSSAASLNPVLNFLLYVPERSHSPLYIQDKDGAPVSTNAFHSPRWGGIMVYNVEAPASPQASLPLHVDVDMVRVMEVFLAQLRLLFGLSREELPPEFLLESPGNEGLADWELDRLLWAHTVENIATVSTTLTSLAQLLDKIGNIVIKDDVASEVYRAVAAAQSAMAKLATGHLHSAFQASKEAVTSSERAFFDPSLLHLLYFPDDQKFAIYIPLFLPMAVPILLSLAKIVREARQRQKEPTKLD, encoded by the exons atggcggcggcggcggcgataGCGGCGGATGAAGCAG agcgggcgcggggccgccgggccGCCCTGTCTTTCGCGGCCATCGCcgtggtgctggggctgccgcTGTGGTGGAGAACGACCGAAACCTACCGCGCCGCCCTGCCCTACGCGGGCATCGACGGGCTGGGCCAGCTGCCG TTCCAGCTGGCGGTGCCCGTCGCTGTGGTCTTCGCCCCGGGGTCGGTGCCCGGGGACCTGCCGAGGCCGCTGCCCTTCAGGGACGTGCAGGAGGTGGAGATTCCCGTGAACT CAGTGAGAAGCAGCATCACGTCCCGCTACGAGACCCTCTATCGCAGCACCACGGCTCAGGAGGAGGCAGCGCTGGATGCAGCTACCGCACAAG AGGCTGATGCTGCTCTGCGCTCGCTGCAGGATGGTACGCTGGGCTCTCTGACCATGTACGTGGTCCCTGAAACTTCGTCTCTCCTGCCTCAG ggcatCAGCGTCTACGTGGGGAAGCACCGCAGTGCCCtggtgagggctggggggggcctGGCTGCCCTCCGCACCCGCCTCCGGCAGCTCACGCAGGTGATGTCCTTCACGGCCAGCTCCATCGCCACTGCTCTCTCGGACCGTGTGCCTGATGGCCAGCTTGGCCTTGATGCCCGGCGGTACTTGAAATCCAGCCTGG GGTATGAGATCACCTTCAGCCTGCTGAACCCCGACCCCAAGTCCCATGCTGTGGACTGGGACATCGAGGATGCTGTGGACCACTACGTGCAGCCCGTCCTGGACAAACTGAGCTTGGTGGCCAACTTCTCTGTGGACTCGCAG ATCCTGTACTATGCCGTCTTAGGAGTGACACCACGCTTTGACAAGGAGTCCTCCAGCTTCCTTCTGAGCGCTCACAGCCTCCCACATGTCATCAACCCTGTGGAGGCCCGGCTAG gctccagCGCTGCCTCGCTCAACCCTGTGCTGAACTTCCTGCTGTACGTGCCAGAGCGTTCCCACTCCCCTCTGTACATCCAGGACAAGGACGGAGCCCCAGTGAGCACCAACGCCTTCCACAGCCCCCGCTGGGGTGGCATCATG GTTTACAACGTTGAAGCCCCTGCTTCCCCCCAAGCCTCCCTCCCACTGCATGTGGATGTGGACATGGTGCGAGTGATGGAGGTTTTCCTGGCCCAGCTCCG GTTACTCTTTGGGTTATCTCGGGAAGAGCTGCCCCCTGAGTTTCTGCTGGAGAGCCCAGGGAACGAGGGGCTGGCCGACTGGGAGCTGGACCGTCTGCTCTGGGCCCACACCGTGGAGAACATTGCCACCGTTTCCACCACCTTGACCTCACTGGCCCAGCTCCTGGACAAGATCGGGAACATTGTCATCAAAGATGATGTAGCCTCTGAG GTGTACcgagcagtggctgcagcacagagtgCCATGGCTAAGCTGGCCACAGGCCACCTGCACTCTGCTTTCCAGGCCAGCAAGGAAGCAGTCACTTCCTCGGAGCGAGCCTTCTTTGACCCATCTCTCCTCCACCTTCTCTACTTCCCCGATGACCAGAAATTTGCCATCTACATCCCACTTTTCCTGCCCATGGCCGTTCCCATTCTCCTCTCCCTGGCCAAGATTGTGCGGGAGGCCAGGCAACGTCAGAAGGAGCCCACCAAGCTGGACTGA
- the ALDOC gene encoding LOW QUALITY PROTEIN: fructose-bisphosphate aldolase C (The sequence of the model RefSeq protein was modified relative to this genomic sequence to represent the inferred CDS: deleted 1 base in 1 codon) has product MTHQYPALTAEQKKELSDIALRIVAPGKGILAADESVGSMAKRLNQIGVENTEENRRLYRQILFSADSRVKKCIGGVIFFHETMYQKADDGPPFVQMIKDKGIVVGIKVDKGVVPLAGTDGETTTQGLDGLSERCAQYKKDGADFAKWRCVLKISDNTPSALAIMENANVLARYASICQQNGIVPIVEPEILPDGDHDLKRCQYVTEKVLAAVYKALSDHHVYLEGTLLKPNMVTPGHSCPTKYSPEEIAMATVTALRRTVPPAVPGVTFLSGGQSEEEASINLNAINTCPLMRPWALTFSYGRALQASALSAWRGQQDNATAATEEFVKRAEVNGLAALGKYEGSGDDSGAAGQSLYVANHAY; this is encoded by the exons AGCTGTCGGACATCGCGCTGCGCATTGTGGCCCCCGGCAAGGGCATCCTGGCTGCCGATGAGTCCGTAG ggagCATGGCGAAGCGCCTCAACCAGATCGGGGTGGAGAACACGGAGGAGAACCGCCGGCTGTACCGCCAGATCCTCTTCAGTGCCGACAGCCGGGTGAAGAAATGCATTGGGGGCGTCATCTTCTTCCACGAGACCATGTACCAGAAGGCTGACGATGGT CCCCCCTTCGTCCAGATGATCAAGGACAAGGGCATCGTTGTGGGCATCAAG GTGGACAAGGGTGTTGTGCCGCTGGCTGGGACAGATGGGGAGACCACCACGCAGG GACTGGACGGGCTGTCGGAGCGCTGTGCCCAGTACAAGAAGGATGGGGCTGACTTTGCCAAGTGGCGCTGCGTGCTGAAGATTAGCGACAACACCCCCTCTGCGCTCGCCATCATGGAGAACGCCAACGTCCTGGCCCGCTACGCCAGCATCTGCCAGCAG AACGGCATCGTGCCCATCGTGGAGCCGGAGATCCTGCCTGATGGTGACCACGACCTCAAGCGGTGCCAGTATGTGACAGAGAAG gtgctggcagctgtCTACAAGGCACTGAGCGACCACCACGTCTACCTGGAGGGGACCCTGCTAAAGCCCAACATGGTGACACCTGGGCACTCCTGCCCCACCAAGTACAGCCCCGAGGAGATTGCCATGGCCACTGTCACTGCCCTGCGCCGCACCGTGCCCCCAGCCGTGCCAG GTGTCACCTTTCTGTCCGGGGGTCAGAGTGAGGAGGAGGCTTCCATCAACCTCAACGCCATCAACACGTGCCCGCTAATGCGGCCATGGGCCCTCACCTTCTCCTATGGGCGGGCACTGCAGGCGTCGGCGCTCAGTGCCTGGCGCGGGCAGCAGGACAATGCCACCGCCGCCACCGAGGAGTTTGTCAAGCGTGCAGAG GTAAATGGGCTGGCGGCGCTGGGCAAGTACGAGGGCAGCGGGGACGACTCGGGGGCCGCCGGGCAGTCCCTCTATGTGGCCAACCATGCCTACTGA